The sequence CATCGTTGCTTTTCCGCTATCACTCAGGAAATCCTCACAGAAATTGACCCCGACCACACCTTTCTTATCTCCTAGCGCACACAGCTGACGGTCAGTTAGGTTCCGGCGATGGCTACATAACGCTTTGGCACAGGAATGGGAAGCGATGACCGGACGTTCAGAATGCCGCAGCACATCCCAAAAACCGGCCTCATTCAGGTGGGAAACGTCGATCACCATCCCAAGCTGATTCATT is a genomic window of Dehalobacter sp. containing:
- a CDS encoding dipeptidase, with amino-acid sequence MNQLGMVIDVSHLNEAGFWDVLRHSERPVIASHSCAKALCSHRRNLTDRQLCALGDKKGVVGVNFCEDFLSDSGKATMDDVVRHICHIAEVAGVDTVGFGSDFDGIETTPKGLENVGTFPYLVEKLSQCGFNQNEIAKICYGNYVRFLSDVLI